In a single window of the Agromyces sp. H17E-10 genome:
- the mobF gene encoding MobF family relaxase yields the protein MILYRGSGADARRYLESDRSRADDYYLEGGTALAEFSVVDGNGDLIGEGALTPGQYAQWVDWINPLTGESMGTPRHAGDARHGSPRFAEMVVNAPKSLSIAAALHPEVSDALDAAQRDAVAEIRVWLGQHSVTRVGPRGSQRVVPVEQLETVAVSHKTSRAGDPHRHIHFQICTRVWAGAAWRGLDTAALFRQQGAIRALGTAVIAAHPRLAAALNAHRLTLDPVTAEVTELLPFNAAMSKRAEQVARNLAHFEKDWRAQHPDQEPGPAAMSRLTAMAWDHERPHKKPTQLGSEDAWRRELEASGYRPDLDRVRTQRAVALDELSVQDVASRALDRCAAAASTWTVHDIQERVSHLVTETGVRADPTPLREFVMLATDLATEGCVSVLPPDGPRPEHVAHLTSVHVIAVETRLRDLLTARAERPQVRTPDLRSIAQRLRLDPAQARAAAAVASAQSLVVVEGAAGAGKTTMLAAAIRAAAMQGRKTRVVTPTKKAADVAHQELGVATDSVAKLVHEHGWRWNRDGVWTRLAIGDHDPDTDAAYAGPSASARLRRSERIVVDEAGMLDQDTALALLIIADETGATVALVGDRAQLSAVGRGGVLEMSAQLLPRVHRMTAVHRFVDPEYATLTVQMRRGDRPEGVFDRLCALGLVSIHESPAAQLEALAGEWREGCAMTVATNDEARELNARIREERVRVGDVDDGRTVVGSDGLSIGRGDVIQTRRNDSGVRVANRQMWVVRRVDEDGSVWATERVVGHRPRSVRVPAEYVAEHTHLAYAATAHGVQGMTVGESHTVVSDAMGAAGVYVGLTRGRHLNRVHLVAAGVDEAREQFVVALDRDRADRGLAKATEAARDSVWGLATGSVRRRASQVGPSR from the coding sequence GTGATCCTGTACCGGGGTTCCGGGGCCGACGCGCGCCGGTACCTCGAGTCCGATCGCTCCCGCGCCGACGACTACTACCTCGAGGGCGGCACGGCGCTGGCCGAGTTCTCCGTCGTCGATGGCAACGGCGACCTGATCGGCGAGGGCGCGCTCACACCCGGCCAGTACGCCCAGTGGGTCGACTGGATCAACCCGCTCACCGGCGAGTCGATGGGAACGCCCCGCCACGCCGGCGACGCACGCCACGGCTCACCGCGGTTCGCCGAGATGGTCGTCAACGCGCCGAAGTCACTGTCGATCGCCGCGGCACTTCACCCCGAGGTATCCGACGCCCTAGATGCGGCGCAGCGCGACGCGGTCGCCGAGATCCGCGTCTGGCTCGGCCAGCACTCGGTCACGCGAGTCGGCCCGCGCGGGTCGCAGCGGGTGGTGCCGGTCGAGCAGCTCGAGACGGTCGCGGTCTCGCACAAGACCTCGCGGGCCGGCGACCCGCACCGGCACATCCACTTCCAGATCTGCACGAGGGTCTGGGCGGGTGCCGCGTGGCGAGGTCTCGACACTGCCGCGCTGTTCCGGCAGCAAGGCGCGATCCGCGCGCTCGGCACAGCTGTGATCGCGGCGCACCCGCGGCTCGCGGCCGCGCTCAACGCGCATCGCCTGACGCTCGATCCGGTGACAGCCGAAGTCACCGAACTGCTGCCGTTCAACGCGGCGATGAGCAAGCGCGCCGAGCAGGTCGCGCGCAACCTGGCGCACTTCGAGAAGGACTGGCGTGCGCAGCATCCGGACCAAGAACCCGGACCCGCCGCGATGTCGCGACTGACCGCGATGGCGTGGGATCACGAGCGGCCGCACAAGAAGCCGACCCAGCTCGGCAGCGAGGATGCGTGGCGACGCGAGCTCGAGGCATCCGGCTATCGACCTGATCTCGACCGCGTGCGGACGCAAAGGGCCGTCGCGCTCGATGAACTGAGCGTGCAGGATGTCGCGTCCCGCGCGCTCGATCGATGCGCGGCCGCCGCGTCGACGTGGACGGTGCATGACATCCAGGAGCGCGTGTCGCATCTCGTGACCGAGACCGGTGTGCGTGCCGACCCGACACCACTGCGCGAGTTCGTCATGCTCGCGACGGACCTCGCGACCGAGGGCTGCGTGTCGGTGCTGCCGCCCGATGGGCCACGTCCTGAGCACGTCGCGCACCTGACGAGCGTGCACGTCATCGCCGTTGAGACCCGGCTGCGCGATCTGCTCACGGCCCGTGCCGAGCGGCCGCAGGTGCGCACGCCGGACCTGCGGAGCATTGCACAGCGACTCAGGCTCGACCCGGCACAGGCGCGCGCGGCTGCGGCCGTGGCATCCGCTCAATCGCTCGTTGTCGTGGAGGGCGCGGCCGGCGCGGGCAAGACGACGATGCTTGCCGCTGCGATCAGGGCGGCGGCGATGCAGGGTCGCAAGACGCGCGTGGTCACGCCGACGAAGAAGGCGGCCGACGTTGCGCACCAGGAGCTCGGGGTTGCGACCGACAGCGTCGCCAAGCTCGTGCACGAGCACGGGTGGCGGTGGAATCGCGACGGCGTGTGGACGCGACTCGCCATCGGCGACCACGACCCCGATACGGATGCCGCGTATGCCGGCCCTTCGGCATCCGCTCGGCTGCGCCGCAGCGAGCGAATCGTCGTCGACGAAGCGGGCATGCTCGATCAGGACACCGCGCTCGCGTTGCTCATCATCGCCGATGAGACAGGCGCTACGGTCGCCCTGGTCGGCGACCGTGCGCAACTCTCGGCGGTCGGCCGCGGTGGCGTGCTCGAGATGTCCGCGCAGCTGCTCCCCCGCGTGCATCGCATGACGGCCGTGCACCGATTCGTCGACCCGGAGTACGCCACGCTCACCGTGCAGATGCGGCGCGGAGATCGTCCGGAGGGGGTCTTCGATCGGCTGTGCGCGCTCGGACTCGTTTCGATTCACGAAAGCCCGGCTGCGCAGCTCGAGGCGCTCGCTGGCGAGTGGCGCGAGGGTTGCGCGATGACCGTTGCAACGAACGACGAGGCGCGCGAGCTGAACGCGCGGATTCGCGAGGAGCGAGTGCGCGTCGGCGACGTGGATGACGGCCGCACAGTGGTCGGGAGCGATGGTCTGAGCATCGGGCGCGGTGATGTGATTCAGACTCGGCGGAACGACTCGGGTGTGCGGGTGGCGAACCGGCAGATGTGGGTTGTTCGGCGCGTGGACGAGGATGGCTCAGTGTGGGCGACGGAGCGTGTCGTCGGCCATCGGCCACGATCAGTGCGAGTGCCAGCCGAGTACGTCGCCGAGCACACGCATCTCGCGTACGCCGCGACGGCGCACGGGGTGCAGGGCATGACGGTGGGCGAGTCGCACACGGTGGTCAGCGATGCGATGGGGGCGGCGGGCGTCTACGTGGGGTTGACTCGCGGGCGGCACTTGAACCGCGTGCACCTGGTGGCAGCGGGCGTGGATGAGGCACGCGAGCAGTTCGTGGTCGCGCTGGATCGAGATCGTGCCGACCGTGGGCTCGCGAAGGCGACTGAGGCTGCTCGCGATTCCGTATGGGGGCTCGCGACCGGCTCCGTACGGAGGCGGGCGTCGCAAGTTGGGCCCAGCCGATAA
- a CDS encoding fatty acid desaturase family protein: MTSDISPVRRTRKPSSVPAESSTSSFTDLARIIKGAGLMHRRYGYYWTKLISVPLAYAAAIALFIWIGDTWWQMLSAVGFAVLFTQTAFLGHDAAHRQIFRSGKWNDWTSLILGGFVGMSYGWWQHKHTRHHANPNQIDVDPDIDLPVVVFTPEQAERDRAAIFRWVIGHQGYFFFPILLLEGLSLHASSVHRVFARAPLPHRSVEIAFLAVRIIGFLALVFLVLSPDKAVVFLAVQLGLFGFYMGMAFAPNHKGMPLVPKGVKLDFLRRQVLMSRNIRGNRVIDVVMGGLNYQIEHHLFPSMPRPHLRRAAPIIEAYCHDHEVPYTRTTLLRSYVIVFRYINRVGLGERDPFECPLVMQRTSI, encoded by the coding sequence ATGACCTCCGACATCTCCCCAGTCCGCAGGACGCGCAAGCCGTCGAGCGTGCCCGCGGAGTCATCCACCAGCTCGTTCACCGATCTGGCTCGCATCATCAAAGGTGCCGGCCTGATGCACCGACGATACGGCTACTACTGGACAAAACTGATCAGCGTGCCACTCGCCTATGCGGCCGCTATCGCACTGTTCATCTGGATCGGCGACACCTGGTGGCAGATGCTGAGCGCCGTCGGCTTCGCCGTTCTGTTCACGCAAACCGCGTTCCTCGGCCATGACGCCGCGCACCGGCAGATCTTCCGATCCGGCAAGTGGAACGACTGGACCAGCCTCATCCTCGGCGGGTTCGTCGGCATGAGCTACGGGTGGTGGCAGCACAAGCACACCCGGCACCATGCGAACCCCAACCAGATCGACGTGGATCCCGACATCGACCTGCCCGTGGTCGTGTTCACGCCGGAGCAGGCCGAACGCGACCGGGCGGCGATCTTCCGCTGGGTCATCGGGCACCAGGGCTACTTCTTCTTCCCGATCCTGCTGCTCGAGGGACTCTCGCTGCACGCGTCGAGCGTGCACCGGGTGTTCGCCAGAGCCCCTCTCCCGCACCGTTCGGTGGAGATCGCGTTCCTCGCCGTACGCATCATCGGCTTCCTGGCGCTCGTGTTCCTCGTCCTGTCGCCGGACAAGGCGGTGGTGTTCCTGGCGGTCCAGCTCGGCCTGTTCGGCTTCTACATGGGCATGGCCTTCGCGCCGAACCACAAGGGGATGCCGCTCGTGCCGAAGGGCGTGAAGCTCGACTTCCTCCGGCGGCAGGTGCTCATGAGCCGCAACATCCGCGGCAACCGCGTGATCGACGTCGTCATGGGCGGGCTCAACTACCAGATCGAGCACCATCTCTTCCCATCGATGCCGCGTCCGCATCTCCGACGCGCGGCGCCGATCATCGAGGCGTACTGCCACGACCACGAGGTCCCGTACACCCGAACCACGCTGTTGCGCTCGTACGTGATCGTCTTCCGGTACATCAACCGGGTCGGCCTCGGCGAACGCGACCCCTTCGAGTGCCCGCTCGTGATGCAGCGCACCAGCATCTAG
- a CDS encoding S8 family peptidase codes for MGEYEQVVSSASAIPEPSGTYVSFVSFAGVELAIESLDVQRSGDQPELVAVREVQSEDGVTQIATVFVPEGRKQYFLQRLQKYTETADAKSPSNATLVEGVQSIRRATIRELWTDSDSEFPASWTELTWWEVWLRKRDGNELKRLTGFADAHGIRMSGHYLGFGSRTVVLMHATADQLTDAFRSMDDFAELRKPHEIATLLTELSASEQAEWVDDLQARLRPAASGAPVVCLLDTGIQSDHPLLAGSIDASDQHVADPSWQLRPVHRHGTEMAGLALYGDLHGALLDAGTVELAHRLESVKFLPDRGDNNRDLYGAVTARAIDQPEIQAADRSRVFMLAVTAPGSASGSGAAGESGKPTSWSAAIDALSFGRAIDDTDPKLTYLDRDEPRRPRLFVVSAGNIRDIDGQDDYLERSDLEPVEDPAQSWNALTVGAYAGNDDMAGAAADFAGYRPIAPRGELSPVSRTSVLFERKKWPFKPDVVADGGNVAVSEDGSHVDTPENLALLTTRFRNPGDGFFTTTRDTSAATASVAALAADIFAVYPELRPETVRALIVHSAEWTNAMRARFDAESTKSALANLLRRYGMGVPSVDRALYSAADALTLVSEARIHPYERDGASNAGRTREMNLHELPWPVDVLEGLGETRVRMRVTLSYFVEPNPSSRGWSGRYIYPSHGLRFATRRPEESVDSFRQRINTKARIEGRKPPGLETESGWLFGTNQQQAAGSLHTDIWTGPAAALASKGAIAVYPVAGWWKNRARDDQSARGVDYSLVVSIESPEVEADLWTPVSQQVLTAVAVTT; via the coding sequence GTGGGCGAATACGAACAGGTCGTTTCGTCGGCCTCTGCCATTCCTGAACCGTCTGGCACATACGTGTCGTTCGTGTCGTTTGCGGGTGTCGAGCTTGCAATCGAGAGTCTTGACGTCCAGCGGAGCGGCGATCAGCCAGAGTTGGTGGCAGTTCGAGAGGTCCAGTCCGAGGACGGTGTGACTCAGATTGCAACCGTCTTCGTTCCTGAGGGCCGCAAACAGTACTTCCTGCAGCGTCTGCAGAAGTACACCGAAACGGCGGACGCGAAATCGCCGAGCAACGCGACTCTTGTGGAAGGAGTCCAGTCCATCCGTCGAGCGACGATTCGCGAGCTTTGGACCGACTCTGATTCTGAGTTCCCCGCCTCTTGGACCGAACTAACGTGGTGGGAGGTGTGGTTGCGCAAACGGGATGGCAACGAATTGAAGCGCCTCACTGGGTTCGCGGACGCTCACGGAATCCGCATGAGCGGCCACTATCTCGGGTTCGGCAGTCGCACAGTCGTCCTGATGCACGCGACTGCCGATCAGCTCACGGATGCCTTCCGATCGATGGACGATTTCGCTGAGCTCCGGAAGCCGCACGAGATTGCGACGCTCCTAACAGAACTGTCCGCGTCAGAGCAGGCCGAGTGGGTGGATGACCTGCAAGCACGACTTCGCCCGGCGGCGAGTGGTGCGCCAGTTGTGTGCCTTCTCGACACGGGCATACAGAGTGACCATCCGTTGCTTGCAGGCTCGATTGATGCCAGCGACCAACACGTCGCCGACCCTTCTTGGCAGCTTCGCCCGGTCCATCGACATGGTACGGAGATGGCCGGGTTGGCGCTTTACGGCGACCTGCACGGAGCGTTGCTCGATGCAGGCACAGTTGAACTGGCGCATCGACTCGAATCGGTCAAGTTTCTGCCCGACCGTGGAGACAACAATAGAGATCTCTATGGTGCCGTTACTGCGCGGGCCATCGATCAGCCAGAGATTCAGGCGGCCGACAGATCACGTGTGTTCATGCTCGCGGTCACGGCCCCCGGTTCAGCTTCGGGCTCCGGGGCTGCCGGTGAATCCGGAAAGCCAACATCATGGTCGGCCGCCATCGACGCGCTGTCCTTCGGGCGAGCAATCGACGACACCGACCCGAAGCTCACATACCTTGATCGAGACGAGCCGCGCAGGCCGAGGCTGTTCGTGGTCTCCGCCGGGAACATTCGCGACATCGATGGTCAGGATGACTACCTCGAGCGAAGCGATTTGGAGCCTGTCGAGGATCCTGCTCAATCCTGGAATGCCCTTACGGTTGGGGCCTATGCAGGCAACGACGACATGGCTGGTGCCGCCGCTGATTTCGCGGGCTACCGCCCGATTGCCCCGCGTGGCGAACTTTCTCCGGTCAGCCGAACGTCCGTCCTCTTCGAGCGGAAGAAGTGGCCGTTTAAGCCCGATGTCGTGGCGGATGGCGGAAACGTCGCGGTATCTGAGGACGGGTCGCATGTCGATACGCCCGAGAATCTGGCCCTGTTGACCACCAGGTTCCGGAACCCGGGGGACGGCTTCTTTACGACGACGCGTGACACCTCGGCGGCGACTGCGTCGGTGGCGGCGCTCGCGGCCGATATTTTCGCGGTGTATCCCGAGCTCCGCCCAGAGACGGTCCGAGCGCTAATAGTCCACTCAGCGGAATGGACGAATGCCATGCGCGCCCGCTTCGATGCCGAATCAACTAAGAGCGCGCTAGCGAACTTGCTTCGGCGCTACGGGATGGGCGTTCCGAGCGTCGATCGGGCCCTATATAGCGCAGCTGATGCGCTCACTCTGGTCTCCGAAGCGCGCATTCATCCGTACGAACGAGATGGCGCAAGCAATGCGGGTCGTACTCGCGAGATGAATCTGCACGAATTGCCGTGGCCGGTTGACGTGCTTGAGGGGCTTGGTGAGACGAGAGTGAGGATGCGGGTCACGCTTTCCTACTTCGTCGAACCCAACCCCTCAAGTCGCGGTTGGAGCGGTCGATACATCTATCCCTCCCATGGGCTCCGATTTGCGACTCGCAGGCCTGAGGAGAGCGTTGATTCCTTCCGTCAGCGGATCAACACAAAGGCGCGGATCGAAGGTCGTAAGCCACCGGGTCTGGAGACTGAATCCGGCTGGCTCTTCGGCACCAACCAACAGCAAGCCGCGGGCTCCCTGCACACGGACATCTGGACAGGCCCTGCAGCCGCCCTAGCGAGCAAGGGAGCAATTGCTGTGTACCCGGTTGCGGGATGGTGGAAGAACCGTGCACGGGATGACCAGAGCGCTCGGGGCGTTGACTACTCGTTGGTCGTAAGTATTGAGTCGCCGGAGGTTGAGGCGGACTTGTGGACGCCCGTCAGCCAGCAGGTGCTGACCGCGGTAGCCGTCACAACCTAG
- a CDS encoding AAA family ATPase, whose protein sequence is MATNDQLKALVQSHADGDDPQFYAVAMQVAAKAARAGQSKFAQDLRDLVDELRNRSQASSRVAAVVPVTQPRGELGSLLTVTYPDARLSDLVLSDGLKAQLRHVLLEQRQRDTLAKHGLSPARRMLLIGPPGTGKTSSARVLAGELGLPLFAIRLDTIITKFMGETAAKLRLVFDALVETRGVYLFDEVDALAGDRAAPNDVGEIRRVLNSFLQFLEEDTSESLIVAATNHPQLLDKALYRRFDTVMNFTLPSQDNVQAVIQNRLATFQTSNLSWSRIGPAAAGLSHAEIATAAENAAKRSVLAHRTRVLTDDLIAALVERQRSAGSLGQDV, encoded by the coding sequence GTGGCGACGAACGACCAACTGAAGGCGCTGGTTCAGAGCCATGCTGACGGCGATGATCCCCAGTTCTACGCGGTAGCGATGCAAGTCGCTGCGAAGGCAGCACGGGCAGGGCAGTCGAAGTTCGCTCAAGATCTTCGGGATCTTGTCGATGAGCTACGAAATCGGAGCCAGGCGTCGTCGCGTGTTGCGGCGGTCGTACCTGTAACTCAACCTCGCGGCGAGCTGGGGTCACTCCTCACTGTGACTTATCCAGATGCTCGCCTGAGTGATCTTGTCCTATCGGATGGTCTCAAGGCTCAGCTCCGGCACGTCTTGTTGGAGCAACGACAGCGCGACACACTAGCGAAGCATGGGCTCTCACCCGCGCGACGGATGTTGTTGATCGGTCCTCCCGGCACTGGTAAGACGTCATCAGCTCGAGTGCTCGCCGGCGAACTTGGGCTGCCGCTATTTGCAATCCGGTTGGACACCATAATCACCAAATTCATGGGTGAGACAGCCGCGAAACTGCGCCTGGTCTTCGATGCGCTGGTGGAAACTCGCGGGGTATATCTCTTCGACGAGGTGGACGCGCTCGCCGGTGATCGAGCTGCGCCGAACGACGTGGGTGAGATACGAAGAGTCCTGAACTCGTTTCTGCAGTTTCTCGAAGAGGATACGTCCGAGAGCTTGATTGTGGCGGCGACCAATCATCCCCAGCTGCTCGACAAAGCCCTATATCGTCGATTCGACACAGTAATGAACTTCACTCTCCCGAGTCAGGACAACGTGCAGGCAGTAATTCAGAACCGGCTGGCGACGTTCCAGACGAGCAACTTGAGTTGGTCAAGGATTGGGCCGGCTGCGGCAGGGCTTAGTCACGCGGAGATCGCAACCGCTGCTGAAAACGCTGCCAAGCGTAGTGTTCTCGCTCATCGGACTCGTGTGTTGACCGATGATCTGATCGCCGCCCTCGTAGAGCGGCAACGTTCCGCAGGCTCACTCGGCCAGGACGTCTAA
- a CDS encoding epimerase: MPNTPAAVVAGASGFVGTALARALVDDGYAVRRIGRIGETTWDDPAAIARAVDGASVLVNMAGKSVNCRYTDANRNEILRSRVDTTRALREAVRTADAPPAVWLNASTATIYRHSMDRPHTETDGELGEGFSVDVARNWEQEFFAGDLPHTRRVALRMAIVLGAGPATRSLVTLARLGLGGPQIDSPWFPHTRYRGIGPSPTGPDRLEWHRTRGRQKFSWIHLDDVIGAIRFIRDRDDIAGPVNLASPNPSDNQTLMQTLRSSVGAPIGLPAWRWMLEPAMWVLRTEPELVLKSRWVVPGTLAEVGYTFVHPDLSAAITSLTAR, translated from the coding sequence ATGCCGAACACGCCCGCAGCAGTGGTCGCGGGCGCGAGCGGCTTCGTCGGCACTGCGCTCGCCCGAGCCCTGGTCGACGACGGTTACGCCGTGCGGCGGATCGGACGGATCGGCGAGACCACGTGGGATGATCCCGCCGCGATCGCCCGCGCAGTCGACGGGGCATCCGTGCTCGTGAACATGGCCGGCAAATCGGTGAACTGCCGTTACACCGACGCGAACCGAAACGAGATCCTCCGGTCCAGGGTCGACACGACACGTGCGCTTCGGGAGGCGGTTCGCACTGCCGACGCACCGCCGGCGGTGTGGCTCAACGCGTCGACCGCGACGATCTACCGGCACAGCATGGATCGCCCGCACACCGAAACAGACGGCGAACTCGGTGAGGGATTCTCCGTCGACGTGGCACGCAACTGGGAGCAGGAGTTCTTCGCAGGCGACCTCCCCCACACTCGTCGGGTCGCACTCCGCATGGCCATCGTGCTGGGGGCTGGACCGGCGACGAGGTCACTGGTGACGCTCGCGCGCCTCGGCCTCGGCGGCCCGCAGATCGACAGCCCATGGTTCCCTCACACGCGCTACCGGGGCATCGGCCCGTCCCCGACCGGCCCCGATCGGTTGGAATGGCACCGCACCCGCGGCCGGCAGAAGTTCAGCTGGATCCACCTCGACGACGTCATCGGTGCCATCCGTTTCATCCGCGACCGCGACGACATCGCGGGACCCGTGAACCTCGCCAGCCCGAATCCGAGTGACAACCAGACATTGATGCAGACCCTCCGCAGCAGCGTCGGGGCGCCCATCGGGCTCCCGGCTTGGCGGTGGATGCTCGAGCCCGCCATGTGGGTGCTCCGAACGGAGCCGGAGCTCGTTCTCAAGAGTCGGTGGGTGGTGCCCGGCACCCTCGCCGAGGTGGGCTACACGTTCGTGCACCCCGACTTGAGCGCCGCGATCACGAGCCTCACTGCTCGCTGA